Within the Oculatellaceae cyanobacterium genome, the region TGCGGGGTGCTAACTTACGGGAAGTAAATTTCAGTAGTGCTTTTCTACAACGAATAAATCTGCGAGAAGCCAATCTCAGTGGTGTTAACTTCAATTGGGCTAATCTTGACGAAGCAAGACTTAGCGGCGCTAAGTTGTATGGAGCATCATTTTATGGCGCTAACTTTAGCAGAACTTTTTTAAGAGATTTAGATCTTAGTGGTGCTGATTTACAGGGAGTTAATTTTAGCGAAGCTAGAATGGGCGGTGCTAACTTAGAAGGCGCTAATTTGGTAGCTGCCGATCTTAGGGAAGCGCATTTGCGACTGGTTAATCTTAAGGGTGCAGATTTAACAGGAGCGAACTTATCCAAAGCTTATTTAGATCAAACAAATATGACTTGGATTAATTTAACTAAAGCTGATTTAACTGATGTTGATTTAAGCAAGGCAACTATTAAGGGAGCAACTTTTAATGGTGCTGAACTAACAAACACTATTTTTCCTTCTGATGGGGAAAACTTTGAAGTGAAAAAAGCTTCTTGAGCATCAGCTAGTGCTATTTCAACACAATAGCTATTAATTATGGTTGGTGCAGAAGCGACTTTGCCATAAAACAGAAAGCTTTTGGCAG harbors:
- a CDS encoding pentapeptide repeat-containing protein: MNASDLLKLYAEGNRDFSGVDLNGADLSGVSLIGVNLREANLIGVNFSRATLTNSDLSHAQLNWANMNFVKMSSAKLVDADLTKANLLGALMLKCKLPGARLSGANLRDVNLRGANLREVNFSSAFLQRINLREANLSGVNFNWANLDEARLSGAKLYGASFYGANFSRTFLRDLDLSGADLQGVNFSEARMGGANLEGANLVAADLREAHLRLVNLKGADLTGANLSKAYLDQTNMTWINLTKADLTDVDLSKATIKGATFNGAELTNTIFPSDGENFEVKKAS